The following proteins are encoded in a genomic region of Opitutaceae bacterium:
- a CDS encoding methyl-accepting chemotaxis protein, with product MISKRLTRRIRKFWGNVSRPQGRKVAEAPAVIHTAPSTESDAAGSDRLLEISRAAVALADLGPRLVALASDLQGLAHGQAHQTVAISNTTAKLAEHLRTAVKDLRSSSVQVEQSLSTVGRIAESTKLISINASIEAARAGNSGRAFGVVVGEIQRLSEESGGVTKEIETRVTDMHSSIVRVEGVAGDAVADAQVKLREGEVSVATVNEGVKSLADAAGRQLNEAKSLREIGSQMHGLADRLLRSVGGFRFEIHVQAEKALAVLVDAMHGADSRETREALMTHWLATNPAFELVYATRVDGTQDVDNLMRKDDGVVRDPSGFGKDWSRRPWFLEALNADGVVCSDLYQSAATGDYCFTVSARLVDLQGSPCGVVAADVNFRRLLEA from the coding sequence ATGATTTCAAAACGATTGACGAGGAGAATCCGGAAGTTCTGGGGTAACGTATCCCGGCCGCAGGGAAGGAAGGTCGCGGAAGCTCCTGCGGTGATCCACACGGCGCCAAGCACGGAATCGGACGCGGCCGGGTCTGATCGCCTTCTTGAGATCTCCCGCGCTGCCGTCGCATTGGCGGATCTGGGACCTCGCCTCGTGGCGCTTGCCTCCGACTTGCAGGGTCTTGCGCATGGGCAGGCGCATCAGACCGTTGCGATCTCAAATACGACCGCGAAGCTGGCCGAGCACCTGCGGACCGCGGTCAAGGACCTGCGCAGTTCCTCGGTTCAGGTTGAACAATCCCTTTCGACTGTTGGGCGAATTGCCGAGAGCACAAAGCTCATCTCAATCAATGCAAGCATTGAAGCCGCGCGCGCCGGAAACAGCGGCCGTGCGTTTGGCGTTGTTGTAGGCGAGATCCAGCGACTCTCGGAGGAGTCAGGAGGAGTCACGAAGGAAATTGAGACGAGGGTCACCGACATGCACAGCAGTATTGTCCGGGTTGAGGGCGTGGCAGGTGATGCGGTAGCTGACGCCCAGGTGAAGCTACGGGAAGGAGAGGTGTCAGTCGCAACTGTGAATGAGGGAGTCAAGTCGCTCGCCGACGCGGCAGGACGGCAGCTCAACGAAGCGAAGTCATTGCGCGAGATTGGCAGCCAGATGCACGGCCTCGCGGACCGGCTATTGCGGTCTGTAGGCGGGTTTCGCTTTGAGATCCATGTGCAGGCCGAGAAGGCCCTGGCTGTGCTTGTCGACGCCATGCACGGTGCCGATTCCCGGGAGACACGGGAAGCGCTCATGACGCATTGGCTGGCGACGAACCCGGCGTTCGAGTTGGTGTATGCGACCCGGGTCGACGGCACGCAGGATGTGGACAACCTGATGCGTAAGGACGACGGCGTGGTTCGCGATCCGTCCGGGTTTGGCAAGGATTGGTCAAGGCGCCCGTGGTTCCTTGAGGCGCTGAATGCGGACGGCGTCGTGTGCTCCGATCTCTATCAATCCGCGGCCACCGGCGACTACTGCTTTACGGTTTCAGCTAGACTTGTGGACCTTCAGGGCAGCCCCTGCGGAGTCGTTGCAGCCGACGTGAATTTTCGTCGGCTGCTTGAGGCGTGA
- the odhB gene encoding 2-oxoglutarate dehydrogenase complex dihydrolipoyllysine-residue succinyltransferase, whose amino-acid sequence MALIEVKIPPMGESISTGVLAKWHVKDGDVVKKDQPLFELETDKITSEGIAEAAGQVSLKVPAGTEVKIGQVVATLDSAATGAAAPALAPKTDAPPAAGGQDNGPAVRRLAAETGIDPQSVKGTGKAGRVTKGDMLEAAAAGSKPAPEAKSEVPAAKAPPPAPSPAPKQAGDKQTRRKMTPLRQKIAQRLVQAQHEAAMLTTFNEVDMSAVMALRTKYQDEFVKKNGLKLGFMSFFTKAVVHALKEVPAINAQIDGDHIVENHYYDIGVAVSTEKGLMVPVIRDADALGMAEIEKAIGDAAKKAREGKITLADLDGGVFTITNGGIFGSMLSTPIINPPQSAILGLHAINDRPMAVNGQVVIRPMMYLALSYDHRIVDGKEAVTFLVKVKQAIEDPTRLLLSV is encoded by the coding sequence ATGGCACTCATTGAAGTGAAGATTCCGCCGATGGGCGAGTCCATCAGCACAGGTGTTCTCGCCAAGTGGCACGTCAAGGACGGCGATGTGGTCAAGAAGGACCAGCCGCTTTTCGAACTTGAGACCGACAAGATTACCTCGGAAGGCATTGCCGAGGCTGCCGGTCAGGTGTCACTCAAGGTGCCTGCCGGCACTGAAGTGAAAATCGGGCAGGTGGTGGCCACTCTCGATTCGGCCGCAACGGGCGCAGCCGCGCCTGCGCTCGCACCGAAAACTGACGCTCCTCCAGCGGCAGGAGGCCAGGACAACGGCCCGGCCGTCCGACGCCTCGCCGCCGAAACAGGTATCGATCCACAATCTGTGAAGGGAACCGGCAAGGCAGGTCGCGTCACGAAAGGTGACATGCTCGAGGCGGCTGCGGCTGGCTCAAAGCCCGCACCGGAGGCGAAGAGTGAAGTACCTGCCGCGAAGGCTCCGCCGCCAGCACCCAGCCCTGCCCCCAAACAGGCAGGCGACAAGCAGACACGCCGCAAGATGACGCCGCTCCGGCAGAAGATCGCCCAGCGCCTTGTCCAGGCCCAGCACGAGGCAGCCATGCTCACGACTTTCAATGAGGTCGACATGTCGGCGGTCATGGCCCTGCGCACGAAGTACCAAGACGAGTTCGTCAAAAAGAACGGTCTGAAACTCGGTTTCATGTCCTTCTTCACGAAGGCGGTTGTTCACGCACTCAAGGAAGTGCCCGCCATAAACGCGCAGATCGACGGCGACCATATCGTCGAGAACCACTATTACGATATCGGGGTGGCAGTCTCCACCGAGAAGGGGCTCATGGTCCCGGTCATCCGCGACGCCGACGCGCTCGGCATGGCTGAAATCGAGAAGGCGATCGGAGACGCGGCCAAGAAGGCGCGCGAAGGCAAGATCACGCTCGCCGATCTTGACGGGGGCGTGTTCACCATCACCAACGGAGGCATCTTCGGTTCGATGCTCAGCACCCCGATCATCAATCCTCCCCAGAGCGCGATCCTCGGATTGCACGCGATCAACGACCGCCCGATGGCCGTAAACGGCCAAGTGGTGATTCGCCCCATGATGTACCTCGCCCTCAGCTACGATCACCGAATCGTCGACGGCAAGGAGGCTGTCACCTTCCTTGTGAAGGTGAAGCAGGCCATCGAGGATCCCACGCGACTGCTGCTCAGCGTCTGA
- a CDS encoding NADH-quinone oxidoreductase subunit N, translating to MNPTVISFAPEIGYVACALLAIALDLAVGRKQSLEGRASLARNVGRFSVAIAFSTALFREPFVGQAALYFVADGVSAFTRFGVALLFWLCLETSAGTRPQSKPAETLALALFAVTGLSLLGAANHLLSGFLCLELAGLSLYALVGLDRRRPLAVEAALKYFLFGAMSAAFLLFGFSFVYGLTGSLGFEGIADSLVSPASLGLALLATVLILVGAAYKLAAAPCHFWAPDVYEAAHPFAASLVASASKVGGLVFFVRLFSTAFEPLSAGAHAGWSTAVAVLAAVSLILGNVVALSQTNVRRLLAYSAIGHAGALLLGLMVSRGAGAGPVLYYVLTYGIATVVLFGAVGVLERANDGRLLLGDLVGLSKHSPFIAICMAVSVLSLAGIPPLAGFLGKFFVFAEALRAGGVGSVSGMVACLAIAMSAVGLFYYLRILKESWVTPLPNAAEPQAVDLPTGVSVALGFGTALLIALGIAPGVLLGLLGS from the coding sequence ATGAACCCAACCGTGATCTCCTTCGCCCCTGAGATTGGGTATGTCGCGTGCGCCCTGCTCGCAATCGCCCTGGACTTGGCCGTCGGCAGGAAGCAGTCGCTTGAGGGCCGTGCGAGCCTCGCGCGCAACGTGGGCCGCTTCTCGGTTGCGATCGCGTTTTCCACCGCGCTCTTTCGGGAACCCTTCGTGGGTCAGGCGGCGCTATACTTTGTTGCTGACGGGGTCTCCGCATTCACGCGGTTCGGCGTGGCGCTCTTGTTTTGGCTCTGCCTTGAGACGAGCGCCGGTACGCGGCCTCAGTCGAAGCCAGCCGAGACGCTTGCCCTCGCGTTGTTTGCCGTCACCGGGCTCTCTCTGCTCGGAGCTGCGAACCACCTGCTTTCCGGTTTTCTCTGCCTTGAACTTGCCGGCCTGTCCCTCTACGCGCTCGTGGGTCTTGATCGTCGGCGTCCCCTTGCTGTCGAGGCAGCTCTCAAGTACTTCCTGTTTGGCGCGATGTCCGCGGCCTTTCTGTTGTTTGGTTTCAGCTTCGTGTACGGGCTGACGGGGAGTCTGGGTTTCGAGGGCATCGCCGACTCGCTGGTTTCACCCGCTTCTCTTGGCCTCGCGCTGCTCGCAACCGTTCTGATTCTTGTCGGCGCTGCGTACAAACTCGCTGCGGCGCCGTGTCATTTTTGGGCTCCGGACGTGTATGAAGCGGCACATCCCTTTGCAGCGTCCTTGGTTGCCTCGGCATCAAAGGTCGGAGGCCTTGTTTTCTTTGTGCGCCTCTTCTCAACTGCCTTTGAGCCTCTGAGCGCGGGCGCTCATGCCGGATGGTCAACAGCCGTGGCGGTGTTGGCGGCGGTGTCGCTCATCTTGGGCAACGTGGTTGCGCTTTCCCAGACGAACGTCCGTCGCCTCCTGGCGTATTCAGCCATTGGACACGCGGGTGCCTTGCTGCTCGGCCTGATGGTGTCGCGGGGAGCGGGCGCAGGCCCGGTCCTATACTACGTTTTGACCTACGGCATCGCAACCGTGGTGCTCTTTGGAGCAGTCGGGGTTTTGGAACGTGCAAATGACGGGCGACTTCTCCTCGGGGACTTGGTCGGACTCAGCAAGCACTCGCCTTTTATTGCAATTTGCATGGCAGTCAGTGTCCTCTCCCTTGCAGGAATTCCGCCACTTGCCGGATTCCTGGGTAAGTTCTTCGTGTTCGCAGAGGCCCTGCGCGCTGGGGGTGTGGGGTCGGTATCGGGAATGGTTGCCTGCCTGGCGATTGCGATGAGTGCAGTCGGGCTCTTCTATTACTTGCGTATCCTCAAGGAGTCTTGGGTGACCCCACTGCCGAATGCTGCAGAACCGCAGGCGGTTGACCTGCCGACAGGGGTCTCGGTGGCACTTGGCTTCGGAACGGCCCTCCTAATTGCCCTGGGTATTGCCCCGGGGGTTTTGCTTGGCTTGTTGGGGAGTTGA
- the lpdA gene encoding dihydrolipoyl dehydrogenase, with protein MYDIAIIGAGPGGYVCAFRAAQLGLKVALIEKRPALGGTCLNVGCIPSKALLHSSEQFVFTKAHAADHGIKTGDVSIDVPAMMKKKDAVVTKLTGGVAALAKARKVTVLTGSATFVSASEIEVTDAKGTKQSVAAKNFVIATGSAPVELPFLKFDGESIVSSDHAIAFDKVPKTLAVIGGGAIGLELGSVWARLGASVTVVEFLPKIAAACDDDVVRAFTRILQKQGLRIEVGAKVTGVKKGNGVQILTADQGGQALEIEAEKVLVAVGRRPFTDGLGLEKAGVKLDEKKRVVVDDHLRTGVPGIWAIGDVIAGPMLAHKAEEDGVAVAEWIAGKHGHINWDLMPAIIYTEPEVATVGLGEDAAKAKGLSVAIGKFNFAANGRAIAADATDGFVKIVADAKTDRILGAQILGRGAGELISEIVTHMEYGGSAEDLARTIHAHPTMSEAVKEAALAVSKSALHAL; from the coding sequence ATGTACGACATCGCAATCATCGGAGCGGGCCCGGGTGGATACGTCTGCGCCTTTCGCGCCGCCCAACTCGGCCTGAAAGTCGCCCTCATCGAGAAGCGCCCTGCCTTAGGAGGGACCTGCCTGAATGTCGGCTGTATTCCGAGCAAGGCCCTGCTGCATTCGTCCGAACAATTCGTCTTCACGAAGGCCCACGCTGCGGACCACGGCATCAAGACGGGCGACGTCTCAATCGACGTTCCAGCGATGATGAAGAAGAAGGACGCGGTGGTGACCAAGCTGACGGGGGGCGTCGCCGCCCTGGCCAAGGCCCGCAAGGTCACGGTCCTCACCGGCAGTGCGACGTTTGTTTCGGCCTCCGAAATCGAGGTCACCGATGCGAAAGGAACCAAGCAGTCGGTGGCCGCGAAAAACTTTGTCATCGCCACCGGCTCCGCCCCTGTCGAGTTGCCGTTTCTCAAGTTCGACGGAGAGTCCATCGTCTCCAGCGACCACGCCATCGCGTTTGACAAGGTTCCAAAGACACTCGCGGTAATCGGTGGCGGGGCAATCGGCCTTGAGCTCGGCTCAGTCTGGGCACGCCTCGGAGCGTCCGTGACCGTGGTCGAGTTTCTTCCGAAGATTGCGGCAGCGTGCGACGACGATGTCGTCCGGGCGTTCACGCGGATTCTTCAAAAGCAGGGTCTCCGCATCGAAGTCGGTGCGAAGGTGACCGGCGTCAAGAAAGGCAATGGCGTCCAAATCCTGACGGCCGACCAAGGTGGGCAGGCCCTTGAGATTGAGGCGGAAAAAGTCCTGGTCGCCGTGGGCCGTCGGCCGTTCACCGACGGGCTCGGCTTGGAGAAGGCGGGCGTGAAGCTCGACGAGAAGAAGCGGGTGGTCGTCGATGACCACCTTCGCACCGGCGTGCCTGGCATCTGGGCGATCGGTGACGTGATCGCCGGCCCCATGCTCGCGCACAAGGCCGAGGAAGACGGCGTGGCGGTGGCCGAGTGGATCGCCGGAAAGCACGGGCACATCAACTGGGACTTGATGCCCGCCATCATCTACACCGAGCCGGAAGTCGCAACGGTGGGACTCGGCGAGGATGCAGCCAAGGCCAAGGGACTTTCCGTCGCCATCGGTAAATTCAACTTCGCAGCCAATGGTCGCGCGATCGCAGCGGACGCCACGGATGGATTCGTGAAGATCGTCGCCGACGCCAAGACAGACCGGATCCTCGGTGCCCAGATCCTGGGCCGTGGGGCCGGCGAACTGATCTCCGAAATCGTCACGCACATGGAGTACGGCGGGAGCGCGGAGGATCTTGCGCGCACAATCCACGCCCACCCGACCATGAGCGAGGCGGTGAAAGAAGCGGCGCTGGCGGTATCCAAGTCTGCACTACACGCGCTTTGA